The genomic DNA TTCCGATGCGGCAAAGGCAGGGCCAACAGGGCTGCGTCCCGGGAGCCCGGAATACCCCTCACCAGATAGGCGCCATGCAAGGGGAGAACTGACCCCTGTTTGCACGGCACCGTTGCCAAGACATTGGTGACGCCACAGCCCCCTTTCCAGGTAACCTTTGCCGCCGACACTCAGGCAAGCAGGTGCGGCACCTGATCCTGTTTTCGTGGCGCCGAGGCGACCACCTCCGACCGATGAGGTCATTTGATCTCAGGCAGACAGGGCGAGCCAGGAAGTTTTCGGTGGGGCAGCTATAGGGCATCTAGAGACTCGTCCCCCAGTGATTGCACATCGGCGTTCAAGAACTCGCATCTGGTCCCAGCGCGGGATGGGGCGCGTTTCATCTGAAGGAGCCTGGTCACCGGGTTGGCCCAACGCTCGAGGTGCGAAGGGTGCCGTCCCGATGGCCAACCGTTACCTGGCGGCTCGTGGCACCCCGCGCTCATCACACAGAACCCATGAGGCAGCCTTCATCGGGACCGCGCGTAAAGGGGATCTTGTGGCACCTTGGGGTTGTGGTGCACACAGCCCGTCCGGAAGGTCGCGGGAGCCCTAAGGTGGTCGGCTCACGAGCTGCCGTCCCCGCGCGAAGAGCCTGCGGCTGGCTGCCCTCCAGGTGCGCGGAGTCACCATTTAGGTCGGGATGTGATGCCAAATGTAGTCTTCCCTGCACTACTCTCCCCGAGGCTCCCCAAAAATGGGGGGTCGGGCGACGCGCAGCTCCTTGGGCGGAAATACGGCGGCCGCGCATCCAGCCCTGTCTTTCCTCCCCACAGCCACGATACTGGTCCGGACCGCTGTACCGAGAGGGCAAGAGCGACGTAGGTCGGCGTTCCACAGATGACCGGGCGCGGCATCATCTGAGTACGAGGCACTTCCGGGTCGCCGCTAAGGTGCCCGTCCGGAGCTGGTACACGTAGACTCCGCTGGGGAGACCTCTGCCATCAAGGACGGCGTCATGTTCCCCCGCAGCCTGGAGGCCTTCGACCAGGGTCAGCAACTCTTCGCCCAGCACGTTGTACAACTTCAAGGTCACAAACGCCGCGTGAGCTAAGGAGTAGTGAATGGTCGTGGCGGGATTGAACGGGTTTGGATAGTTTTGTTCCAGGAAAAAGAGCCGCGGGGCGCCATCTGTGCCCTTTCTCAGCTCAACCGCTGTGCTGCCCGTAAGCCAGCGGAGAATCCTTTCCACCAGCTCCGACGCCACACTTGGTTTGGGACCAGTGACCTTTTCGATGCCGAACGCCAGGTAGACGAGACGTGTGCCAGTATTCGGCTTCTCATATCTCAGTCCGGCGGGCCCATTGCCCGGCACGTACTTGAGGATGGGCGTGGCAGGCGGCAGAGCCTGAATCACGTCAGGTGCGGCGAGGTCTCCTTCGCCCACCGGAGTCTTGGCCAGCGCAAGGACCATGCCGCCGCCGATCGGGTCGCCAGGGACTCCGACGGCGGCCGTCGCGTTGCAGCTATCAGAGGCAAACGCCGTGCACAAGTAGTCAGCAAGAAAGACCGAGTCGGCTGTGGAACCGTCCCCACCCAAGTCGTAGGCGATGTTCTGTCCGCAGAGCAAGAGCCTTCCGCCCTGGTCCAGGAAAGCAGCAAGAACAGATTGCTCCTCGGCGGTGAGACTTGTGCGTCGGTCATCGCCCGTGACCCAGACCACTGCCTCGTGGGTCCTAAGCAGCTCAAGGGGCGGGCAGCCTTTGGCAGCAACTTCCCAAAGATCCGGAATGAAGATGCTGGCGTAGACGTCTTGGTAGGCCTTTCCGTCATCGTCGTCAACCAAGAGCACAGTCGGAGTGCCGATGACAAGACGGAAACTGTCGACCTTCGCATACCCATTCTCGGCGCTTATGTCCAAATAGAACGTGCCGTAGTGCGGGCTGGCATCGGCGCTCACCGAAACAGAAAACGGATTCGCGCTATTCGATGCTCTTTCCTCAAAGGTCATGTTGCCAAAGAACGAGGTGATATTGCCGAGCTGGATGTCCGGATCGACGGCTCTAAGGCGCGCGGTCACGTCCGTGGCGTTGACCCACAGGTTGCGAAGGCCTACTACCAACTGCACCGTCTCTCCGGCGTCAGCTCGACCGTTGTTGTTGCCCTCACTGTCGGCCACGGCCACTTGCTCGAATCGGATGTCGGGCAGAGTGAAGCCAGAAAAGGGGAAGGGGTTCAGGCTGATAATGCTGACCTGGGAAATGCCCGTATCGGAGATCGCCACGGCGTACTTGGCCCCGGCGTGGCGTTCGATCTGATACTCCTTTCCGGCAGAGAGGCGTTGCTCTTCTGCATAGGCCAAAAACTCTGATTCATATTGCTTGCTCCAATAGTGCATTGGAATGGCTCTTCTTGGGCGGAGAGAGTCAAGGAACGCCTCCGCCTGCGGGATGAATTGGCTGATGCCTTCGATGGGCATGAGAAGCAGGTCGATGCGGGCGGGCAAAATCTGCCGGAGGTAGTTGCGGTTCGCCTGGTTTGCAATGTTCATGATGTTTGCCTGCGCATCGCCAAGATGTACGAGGGTGAATCCCTTGTAGGAGAAGATGAAAGCGCTGTTGTCCTTCTGGGACACGGAGGTCTCCGCCACGCGCACAGGTCTGATGCAGAGATCGCCAAGGCGCAGCGTATCAAAGTCCGTCAGCACATAGCTGACGCTATCCGGTTGGCGACGCGGGTCCCAGTGATCCTCGTGCCGATGGGAATAGGTCACGATATCCGGCCGCAGCGTCCCGATGCTGTAGATAGGGCTGGGATAACCATAGGCATTGGAGGTGCCGTAGTCGGTCAACACGTGAATTGTGCTGTCGAAGGCGATCACGAAAGAGCTGTGCCCCAGATAGTGCAAAGAGATGCGAGATTCTTGGGCACCCGCTGGTGACACCGTCGCCAGGAACCCGGTTGCGCCGGTCGCAGCACCGAGCAAAAGCAAAAATAGTCGACGGGTTTTCATCTGACTGCCTCCTCTCCGCGATCAAGATTCGCAGCTCACAGGGGCCTCGGGCATTCTGCCCCTTGGCAGCACAAATGTAGAAAGAAAAAGCACCGTCGTCGCCCGACTTTACAAAGTCGGACTATTTTGCTGGCGCGGAGAGGAAATTCTTATGGGGAAGCGGGAGCTCTAGGTGGCTTTCGCACTGGGGAGATGGCTCGGCTGGCCTTGGCGTGCGGAAGCGTGCAGGCTGTGCAAACGCCTGTATTGCGTGGGCGTGAGCCCCGTGTGCTTCCTGAACACCTCGTTGAACACCGACTTGGAATTGAAACCTACCTCATAGAGCACTTCCGAGACCGTCTTGAGTCGGGGATTTCCCCCCGCCAGATACCGCTTGGCCTCTTCGACTCGATAGGAATTGACAAAGGTGAAAAAGTTTTGGTGAAACACCTCGTTGATTACCTGGGACAGATGCCAGCGCGGGATCGACAGCATTTGCGAAAGCCTGTCGATGGTCAGGGACGAACACAAGTACGGCTTTTCTGATTCCATGTACCGCCTGAGCCGCTCTGCATGCTGTGCCATTTGGGCCTCGCTCAATCTGTACGCCGAGTACTTCGGCTTCTCCTCTACGCCCGCAAAAAGCTTCAATTGCGCCGTGCCCCTGAATACAAGGATGGTGGTGAAGACCAAGAAAATGGTTATCGAGTAGAGATCGATTATCCCCGTCAGGTTGCCCTCGGGAATGCCCACGACTGTCAAGACTGCGCGGGAGGCCACGAAGAGCCAGTGCAAGGAAATGAGCGCTAACAGGGAGAGGAGCCAGGTGAGGTCTATTTGGTGAACAGTCGAGTAGACGCTCCTTATCCTTTGACGATACCTGCGCACGGTGTGGAGCATGGCGGCGATGTAGCCGAGAATTTGCACAAGGTTCAGGCCCCAAAACGCGTCGTAGAATCGTGAGACAAAAAGCCTGTCGTACCACGTCACGGCACCGCCCGCATTAGAAGACCGAAGTG from Calditrichota bacterium includes the following:
- a CDS encoding MBL fold metallo-hydrolase, which produces MKTRRLFLLLLGAATGATGFLATVSPAGAQESRISLHYLGHSSFVIAFDSTIHVLTDYGTSNAYGYPSPIYSIGTLRPDIVTYSHRHEDHWDPRRQPDSVSYVLTDFDTLRLGDLCIRPVRVAETSVSQKDNSAFIFSYKGFTLVHLGDAQANIMNIANQANRNYLRQILPARIDLLLMPIEGISQFIPQAEAFLDSLRPRRAIPMHYWSKQYESEFLAYAEEQRLSAGKEYQIERHAGAKYAVAISDTGISQVSIISLNPFPFSGFTLPDIRFEQVAVADSEGNNNGRADAGETVQLVVGLRNLWVNATDVTARLRAVDPDIQLGNITSFFGNMTFEERASNSANPFSVSVSADASPHYGTFYLDISAENGYAKVDSFRLVIGTPTVLLVDDDDGKAYQDVYASIFIPDLWEVAAKGCPPLELLRTHEAVVWVTGDDRRTSLTAEEQSVLAAFLDQGGRLLLCGQNIAYDLGGDGSTADSVFLADYLCTAFASDSCNATAAVGVPGDPIGGGMVLALAKTPVGEGDLAAPDVIQALPPATPILKYVPGNGPAGLRYEKPNTGTRLVYLAFGIEKVTGPKPSVASELVERILRWLTGSTAVELRKGTDGAPRLFFLEQNYPNPFNPATTIHYSLAHAAFVTLKLYNVLGEELLTLVEGLQAAGEHDAVLDGRGLPSGVYVYQLRTGTLAATRKCLVLR
- a CDS encoding helix-turn-helix transcriptional regulator: MVNMLTDIVLTVTGFQLVSLAVVLAAQKNGRLTPRLLLMAFLLTKALLIARWFVFRFGMVQHTEPDYLFRLSKAGFFLLAPLLFLYVRSLCYKDFRFTTKTSLHFVPFFVVLLCTLAALRSSNAGGAVTWYDRLFVSRFYDAFWGLNLVQILGYIAAMLHTVRRYRQRIRSVYSTVHQIDLTWLLSLLALISLHWLFVASRAVLTVVGIPEGNLTGIIDLYSITIFLVFTTILVFRGTAQLKLFAGVEEKPKYSAYRLSEAQMAQHAERLRRYMESEKPYLCSSLTIDRLSQMLSIPRWHLSQVINEVFHQNFFTFVNSYRVEEAKRYLAGGNPRLKTVSEVLYEVGFNSKSVFNEVFRKHTGLTPTQYRRLHSLHASARQGQPSHLPSAKAT